In the Arachis stenosperma cultivar V10309 chromosome 8, arast.V10309.gnm1.PFL2, whole genome shotgun sequence genome, CAAATCTCGGATGATCTTCTTCGCCACAGAACTCTTCAAAACAAATCAAggtaaagaaaattttgaaaaaatgtaAAACGGTAAAAGAAATTGGATAAGCGCTTACAAGTAACTGTCGTCCTAAATCTCTcctaatatttttgtttttttaaaagatagatCTTAACAAATTTCTGAAATAAAGAAAACagatatttattaataaagaTAGAACTACTACTACAAAAAGTGATTAATAACTCTACTATAAATATACACTGATACTCCTCAAGTATATACACAtttaaatctactaaaaatctGTCTAAAATCTTTGCTAACTTAAACATCAGaatctcttgcaggtaccaatCTCATCTCTCCACGAAAAACTCGGACGGTGGCACCTTGGTACAAGAACAAGTCGGACGCTGGCCCACAAGGAGTTTGGACCTCACGTCCAGACCCAAATTAACGTTTCAGGTAACCTTCAGAAGACGTACCTTTACTTATAGAAATTAGAAATTAGAAATCAGAAATTAATGGAAGACTTGTCTCAGTTTTTCACAACCAAAACCTTTTGTATCCCTAATATGCGAGTTGAATTGCAACTTTTCTGATGGGAaaagagttgctgaggcagctTTGATATATTGCGGACAGACGTACTAAAgtcactatttatatttgagtatgGCGCCCAATAAACCCTAAGatccaaataaaaataatatttaaagtaCAAAAAGATAATATCTCGTTTTATTCTTATTGaatccaaatcaaaagtaattataacttatttaatttaacatttataaCAACAAATAAGATCACTATtgtataaattatttaatttgaagtagtataatttgtgattataattaatatatgtcttctctaaaaacaaattaagaaattaaataatttcctaacaaaaatatactttaaaaaataccaattgaaaaaaattcaaaaaaatataaattattgttaactaaaatattaaaaaacatTAACCATTCTAAACTTTATAGATTGATTTTTTAGtaatcaaattaaatatcaatCTAATAAAGAAGATTTAAATACGATAACCACAACAAAGGagatttaaatattataatatatatatatattggttattttgtaatcagaatatagataaatataacaaatTAGAATGACCATAGAATCCAGCCGAAGCCCAGGAGGCACACCAGTATAATATGTAATCATATTACAAATATACACAAAAGGGATaagaaattgaaaagaaaaaatcaacaTATTTGTGGCACGTGTTTTAAAGGCTAATTTGAGTCTTCACATATCGATTTTTGACTGAAATTTGTTATCCTAAAGCTACAAATTTTTAATTGAGTGTAAATCTTAAATCTTCATTTCTTTCTAAATCTTGCTCGTGAGACATCGACTTAAGCGTATGCCACAATCATTTTAATCAAGGGAATGGCCAAGTCAACGTAGTAAATCCACATGGTTATCCCTACATTGTGCTCGTAGTCATATTTGTTTCATAAGATGAGAGATATGGCATGGACCTTCCGCTTCTTTGCAATCCAAAGAGAAGAGAAGATCGAAACGACTCATGACCAAGTGGTACCGGCCTGTCTGGCAACTCAGGAATGTCAATATCACCCTCCAACATCTTCATTGCCTCAGCAATGGTAGGCCTAAGCGCAACCATTGCATGACCACAAAGAATCCCAACAAGAACAAACCTTTCCATGATCTTCTCTGGCCCTTCTCCCCTTATTGACTCGTCAAGAATCTCCTCCGTCCGACCTGATTTCGCGAGCGTCCACGCCCAATCCGTGATCAAGACCACGTTTGAATTCGAATTCGTCGTGTCTAGTACCTTCCTCCCACTCATGATCTCTAAGATCACAATTCCAAAACTATACACATCACTCTTCTCTGTTAGTTGGCCGTATAGCGCGTACTCTGGCGCTAGATAACCGTATGTGCCAGCCACCCTTGTTGTGAGGTGAGACTGGCCTTCACTGCCCTGTTTTGCTAATCCGAAATCCGCCACTTTTGCTTTCATCTTGCTATCAAGAAGTATGTTGGTTGCTTTAATGTCGCGGTGATAAATAGGGGGTTTGATTTCGTAATGCAAATAAGCAAGCCCCTTAGCCACATCAAGAATTATGCTCTTCCTCTGTGGCCATGTTAGCCTATTAGCACCAGCAATGGACAATTGGTAACTGAGGCTGTCATTAGGCATATAATCATAAACCAGAAACCTCCTTTTACCTTTCAAGTTATCGCTCGTAACGCAACAACCCCGAAGAGCAAGAAGATTTCTATGCTTTATTTTGCTTATGATATCTACCTCATAGCAAAACTCCTCATCCCCTTTGCTTTCCAAGTTCAGAATCTCTTTAACCGCAACCAAAGTGCCGTCTGAAAGAGTCCCCTTGTACACTACCCCATCACCACCTTGACCAATCATATTCCTCTGTGAAAACTTGTTCGTGGCTCGTTCAAGCTCTGAAATATGAAACCATTTCGCCCCCGCATTAGGCAAAACGCTGTTCCTAACGCTGTTTTCGATTGACCTGTGATAAAGGTTCTCCCTCCTCCTCCTATCCCACTTTCTAAACAAAACAATCAGAACCGAGGTGAGAATAACACCACCAAGAGCACCCAATATCCCAAAAACCAATTTCAAAACTTGTTCCTTGTTCCACGACCCTTTCTTCGTGGACAATGGCAAGCCCAGAATGCAAGAAGCCGTGCCCAAATTGTCTGGACCAAACTGGTTAACAACACCAGCAGCATACAAGATTGTGAAGTAGAAGCATTTGGTCGAATTTGGGTCCTTTTGGTTCAAGTCTGCAGTGACCTTGAATCCCGCGTCCGTGCAAATGCTGCACTGCGTTTGGCCATTCATGTCGCCACTGCAAGAAGTGTCCAGTGGGGAGATTAACCCCACCTTCTGCTTCCAATCTTGGATGTTCTCAATCCCGGCACAACTCGAAGAATTCGAGACGAAATCCGAGTTCTGGAAGCATGTGGACACCATAGATGTGTTCAGCGATAAGGGTGAAAGCTTGGATCTGAAACAGTGAGAGCAcccaaaaatattaataattttgttattaacatcaaactcaacaaaattatttttatgaccGAGCTAATCATACATAATTTCTAATATTGATAAAAAAGTTCGTGCCTGACCTGAATTCGGATAAGCAAGATGCGGAAGTATTGTTATCCTGGAGTTGGAACTGGGAGGTTTGTTTGAGGTGTTGAGATAGTCCAATGCCGATAAGACTCAGCAGGGTTTGGCAGCAGTGTTGTGTGTCTATTGGGTCTCTGCATGTTGATGTGTCCCATGTTAAGGTGTCAACATAGTTGAGATCAAAGGGGCACGATGCTGATTCACTACCAGATACCAAAATGgtgaagaggaggaggaggagaagaagaaaggacGCTATTTGGGTATCCATTTTTGTAGGTTTGCTATGAACAAATACGGGTTTTTTGGGACTCTGTATTGGACCCTTATAAATTATAACAGCAGCCAAGTTTCCACTTCAAAGAGAGGTGTCAACCATGGCGAGCTACTTGCTATGGTCAAATTTGCACGTTTTTGTTAGAGTATTATATTATACACTAGTGCACGACCCGTGCATCGCCCGGGTATGgcacaaaaataatgaaaaacgTTAAATATATCATATATGTTAATTAAAACGGAAAGACATTAAATTAGtattcaattaatttaaataataaataattatcccTTGAATTCcattattaaatacaaaaagaataaattttatAGTGATGTAAATTATctctttgtttttaaaatttttaacaatgGAATGATCAATCTGTTCAAAAAGTAAAGTAATGCCAACATTAACAATTATCCCTTTATAGGAACTTGCATCCTTTTCCATCTTGAAGAAGACCAACATTAACAATTCTTTGATAGTAAAGTAATGCAACTCAATAAGATGTCTGTCATTAGAAAGTCGAGCTTAGCACCACAAAcgaaaaataaacaaagaaacaCACATAGCAAGCAATGAAAACTTGACCAAATGTAAATATAGAGGCCAAACATGTGTCCCATGCTTCCTTATGTTGCCTATTTATTGAATGGCTAATTCATTCCTTATTTACATACAAACTGGCAAGATCTTCCAATGGATCTAGCCACAAAGATCGAATATGTGACATCCATTGACTTCAAGATATGTAAGTTCCTTGCATCCGGTAGCAATTGCTTCCAAACCCTTGCGACTTAGTATTAGATTCCTTAACTTCTTGCATCCCTTACCCAATGGCAAACAAATTCCTGAAATTAACCATTATTCAAAGAAAGGAGATTACTAACTAAAGCAGGAAAATAATGATAGAATTCTTAGCAGAATTCAGAATTTAACAATTGGAGACATGAGGAAAAATTGTGCAATTGCATGCAACACTTAAGGGTCATGCAAATGGAGCTAAATAAACAATATAGTTAAGCTTATAACTAAATGTGCTTGAACACTATCAAAGCAGTATCAACATTATAAATAACATGTTAAATCATATAATGATTGGTTGCATGATGATAGTTGAGAGACACAAAGCATCATATGGTACATGCAACATggttaataatttaataaaaaatagcagcATTCATTTACATATATGGTGCATTCTTTCTAATTTACAATCTTCGGGATCTGATTATTCTTGCTTATAGTTTCATTCTTGACTATCTAGTTAAAAACAAAACCAGAAAACTTGTTGTCTCCATTCCTTATATTTTCCATTAGAGTAATAACTAAGAATGCAAGTCAAAACATAGGGTAGAAAAAGGTACATTCCAAAATTCTAAAGAGAAGTGGTATATTAGCAATACAAAATTTCTGCCAAAGAGCATACATCTTGTGATGATGAAGCAGTGACTACATATTGTTTTTTGTTTTCCTGCAACTCATCTCTTTACCTAAACATCCATACAATTAGTGAGGCTCTTTCCCCAAATCAAAATCAAGCACGCACCAAAAAAATTATCAT is a window encoding:
- the LOC130944199 gene encoding probable receptor-like protein kinase At1g11050; protein product: MDTQIASFLLLLLLLFTILVSGSESASCPFDLNYVDTLTWDTSTCRDPIDTQHCCQTLLSLIGIGLSQHLKQTSQFQLQDNNTSASCLSEFRSKLSPLSLNTSMVSTCFQNSDFVSNSSSCAGIENIQDWKQKVGLISPLDTSCSGDMNGQTQCSICTDAGFKVTADLNQKDPNSTKCFYFTILYAAGVVNQFGPDNLGTASCILGLPLSTKKGSWNKEQVLKLVFGILGALGGVILTSVLIVLFRKWDRRRRENLYHRSIENSVRNSVLPNAGAKWFHISELERATNKFSQRNMIGQGGDGVVYKGTLSDGTLVAVKEILNLESKGDEEFCYEVDIISKIKHRNLLALRGCCVTSDNLKGKRRFLVYDYMPNDSLSYQLSIAGANRLTWPQRKSIILDVAKGLAYLHYEIKPPIYHRDIKATNILLDSKMKAKVADFGLAKQGSEGQSHLTTRVAGTYGYLAPEYALYGQLTEKSDVYSFGIVILEIMSGRKVLDTTNSNSNVVLITDWAWTLAKSGRTEEILDESIRGEGPEKIMERFVLVGILCGHAMVALRPTIAEAMKMLEGDIDIPELPDRPVPLGHESFRSSLLFGLQRSGRSMPYLSSYETNMTTSTM